One window of Laspinema palackyanum D2c genomic DNA carries:
- a CDS encoding bifunctional heptose 7-phosphate kinase/heptose 1-phosphate adenyltransferase has translation MAIESHFADRLREGARRSLELIDRFSTARVLVIGDLTLDEFLTGQVERISREAPVLILRHESTRQVPGGGANAVYNLALMGANVKVAGLVGQDEQGKALCRIFEAAGIDIGGIFIDGDRPTVTKTRISGHARQSVTQQVVRVDRKSDELPRLDLQQQLADYIRAQLPTVDAVVCSDYGDGVLTPLVIEAALGHGLTVVDAQTDLHRYAGATIFTPNVPEAEQAVGYSITTPQSVTQASRDLLTLTQAQQMLITRGDEGMTLCDRAGMEHHIPPFNRTDVFDVTGAGDTVVSALTLGLCAGGSYWEAAVLGNLAASIVVRQFGTATTTQGEMKEALALLLSEETV, from the coding sequence ATGGCTATAGAGTCCCACTTTGCCGATCGCCTCCGGGAAGGAGCAAGGCGCTCACTAGAGTTGATCGACCGCTTTTCAACAGCGCGAGTCCTGGTGATTGGCGATTTGACCCTGGATGAATTTCTCACGGGTCAGGTGGAGCGTATTTCCCGAGAAGCCCCCGTCTTAATTCTGCGCCATGAAAGCACCCGCCAAGTCCCCGGAGGGGGAGCCAATGCGGTTTACAATCTGGCCCTCATGGGAGCGAATGTTAAAGTCGCCGGTTTAGTCGGCCAAGATGAACAAGGGAAAGCCCTCTGCCGCATTTTTGAAGCGGCAGGAATCGATATTGGGGGGATTTTCATCGATGGCGATCGGCCCACGGTCACCAAAACCCGGATTTCCGGCCATGCGCGTCAGTCGGTGACTCAGCAGGTGGTTCGGGTCGATCGCAAATCCGATGAGTTACCCCGCTTAGACTTACAGCAACAACTCGCCGACTATATCCGTGCTCAACTCCCCACTGTGGATGCCGTTGTCTGTTCCGACTATGGCGATGGGGTCCTGACTCCCCTAGTGATTGAGGCGGCGTTAGGACATGGACTAACCGTGGTGGATGCTCAAACTGACCTCCATCGCTATGCCGGTGCAACCATCTTTACCCCCAATGTCCCAGAAGCGGAACAAGCGGTGGGATATTCAATTACCACGCCCCAATCTGTCACCCAAGCTTCCCGGGACCTGCTGACCCTCACCCAGGCGCAACAAATGCTGATTACCCGAGGGGATGAAGGCATGACCTTATGCGATCGGGCCGGGATGGAACATCACATCCCCCCGTTCAATCGCACCGATGTGTTTGACGTAACAGGTGCCGGGGATACGGTGGTGTCTGCACTCACCCTCGGACTCTGTGCCGGGGGTTCCTACTGGGAGGCGGCAGTTCTCGGCAATTTGGCCGCCAGCATTGTCGTCCGGCAATTTGGCACCGCCACCACCACTCAAGGGGAAATGAAGGAGGCGTTAGCCTTATTGTTGAGTGAGGAGACGGTTTAA
- a CDS encoding DUF6439 family protein, with product MGLHSPLSDKLQEFSTLELAQALAERLTLTETDWHRLKSNRSVRAKEQAAAALVFLLKENPEEALLRLHQAVGWIDRSISAPPCPTHGDRPSKSSSQ from the coding sequence ATGGGTTTGCACAGTCCCCTTTCGGACAAGTTACAAGAGTTTAGCACCCTAGAACTCGCTCAGGCCCTCGCCGAACGCCTGACTTTAACAGAAACTGATTGGCATCGCCTGAAGTCTAACCGATCGGTTCGCGCGAAAGAACAGGCTGCTGCCGCTTTAGTGTTTTTGCTGAAGGAAAACCCCGAGGAAGCTTTATTACGGCTGCACCAAGCTGTGGGGTGGATTGACCGCTCGATTAGCGCTCCCCCCTGTCCGACTCATGGCGATCGCCCTTCTAAATCGTCTAGTCAATAG
- the lipA gene encoding lipoyl synthase has protein sequence MNLNSSTPFRTDLETMPDWLRRRGIGKASELSQVQRIIKQRQIHTICEEGRCPNRGECYGNQTATFLLMGPTCTRSCGFCQVDKGHAPMPLDPQEPQKVAEAVQLLGLRYVVLTSVARDDLADGGAGWFVATMKEIRDRTPDTQIEVLTADFWGGQGAELAQLQRERIATVVAAKPACYNHNIETVRRLQGRVRRGAKLERSLAVLKVVKELDATIPTKSGLMLGHGETQEEVIEAMAELRAVDCDRLTLGQYMRPSLDHLPVQKYWTPEEFEELGTIAREMGFSHVRSGPLVRSSYHAGEEG, from the coding sequence ATGAATCTTAACTCTTCCACGCCCTTCCGGACTGACCTTGAGACGATGCCGGACTGGTTACGACGCCGAGGTATTGGCAAGGCGAGTGAGTTGTCCCAGGTGCAACGGATTATCAAGCAACGGCAGATCCATACGATTTGTGAAGAGGGCCGCTGTCCCAATCGCGGGGAATGTTATGGCAATCAGACGGCGACGTTTTTGTTGATGGGTCCGACTTGTACTCGCTCTTGTGGGTTTTGTCAGGTGGATAAGGGCCATGCGCCGATGCCGTTAGACCCCCAGGAACCGCAAAAGGTGGCGGAGGCGGTGCAGTTGTTGGGATTGCGGTATGTAGTGCTGACTTCGGTGGCGCGAGATGATTTAGCCGATGGGGGTGCCGGATGGTTTGTGGCGACGATGAAGGAAATTCGCGATCGCACTCCGGATACTCAGATAGAAGTGCTCACGGCAGATTTCTGGGGGGGACAGGGGGCGGAGTTGGCACAGTTGCAACGGGAGAGAATTGCAACCGTTGTGGCGGCGAAACCGGCTTGTTATAACCATAATATTGAGACGGTGCGCCGGTTACAAGGGCGGGTGCGTCGAGGGGCAAAGTTGGAGCGTTCTTTGGCGGTGTTGAAGGTAGTTAAGGAACTGGATGCAACGATTCCTACAAAATCGGGTTTGATGTTGGGACATGGGGAAACCCAGGAAGAGGTGATTGAGGCGATGGCAGAGTTGAGGGCGGTGGATTGCGATCGCCTGACTTTGGGACAGTATATGCGGCCCTCGTTAGACCATTTGCCGGTGCAGAAGTATTGGACACCGGAGGAGTTTGAGGAGTTAGGGACGATCGCCCGGGAGATGGGGTTTTCTCATGTGCGATCGGGTCCCCTGGTCCGCAGTTCCTATCATGCCGGGGAAGAGGGGTAA
- a CDS encoding ATP-binding protein, whose amino-acid sequence MIAISPRPIEHSWNTISFASTLYLCPILDLLLVDIPRQWQAEIRLGLQEALVNAAKHGNNLDPRKTVVVRFSAIADEYWWAISDQGKGFACACPCHIQPDEHLPHDEGECGRGLFILHQIFDQVNWDNNSRELKLCKQFNQSSRLPKLR is encoded by the coding sequence GTGATTGCTATTTCACCTCGTCCAATAGAGCATAGCTGGAACACAATTAGCTTTGCTTCCACGCTCTATTTGTGTCCCATTCTGGATCTGCTGTTGGTTGATATTCCGCGCCAATGGCAGGCTGAAATCCGTCTCGGGCTTCAGGAAGCGTTAGTCAATGCTGCCAAGCATGGAAACAATTTAGACCCCCGAAAAACCGTTGTGGTTCGATTTAGTGCGATCGCCGATGAATATTGGTGGGCGATCTCCGATCAAGGAAAAGGCTTTGCCTGTGCTTGTCCTTGTCACATCCAGCCCGATGAACATTTGCCCCATGATGAAGGAGAATGCGGCAGAGGGCTTTTTATTTTACACCAAATTTTTGATCAAGTAAATTGGGACAATAACAGCCGAGAACTCAAATTATGTAAACAATTTAATCAGTCCTCACGATTACCTAAACTTCGATAA
- the asnS gene encoding asparagine--tRNA ligase, translating to MKQRIVEILRTGEPQTSVTIQGWVRTKRELKEFTFVEVNDGSSLANLQIVLNPDLPQYTEILKQLNTGASLEVSGILVESPAKGQRIELHASEVKLYGESDPETYPLQKKRHSFEFLRTIGHLRGRTNTFGAVFRVRNAAATAIHQFFQERGFLWVHTPIMTASDCEGAGEMLAVTSLNLQDIPRLENSNQVDYGKDFFGKPAYLTVSGQLEAEVMAMALSDVYTFGPTFRAENSNTSRHLAEFWMVEPEMAFCDLTGDMDLAEAFLKYIFKFVLEKCPEDMEFFNDRIDKTVLETANNIINNKFERVTYTEAVALLKKADKKFEFPVEWGLDLQSEHERYLAEELFKKTAIVTDYPVEIKAFYMRLNDDNKTVAAMDILAPKIGEIIGGSQREERLDILQRRLEQQGLSIEDYWWYLDLRRYGSVPHAGFGLGFERLVQFMTGMSNIRDVIPFPRAPLSIDF from the coding sequence ATGAAACAAAGGATTGTTGAAATTTTACGAACCGGCGAACCCCAAACATCCGTAACCATTCAGGGGTGGGTCCGCACCAAACGAGAATTAAAAGAATTTACCTTTGTTGAAGTCAATGATGGTTCCTCCCTGGCGAACCTTCAAATCGTTCTCAATCCTGACTTACCCCAATACACCGAAATTCTCAAACAACTCAACACCGGCGCATCCCTAGAAGTCTCCGGCATTCTTGTTGAGTCTCCCGCCAAAGGACAACGGATCGAACTCCACGCCTCCGAGGTGAAACTCTATGGCGAATCCGACCCGGAAACCTACCCCCTCCAGAAAAAGCGCCACTCGTTTGAGTTTTTGAGGACGATCGGACATTTACGCGGACGCACCAACACTTTTGGGGCCGTCTTTCGCGTCCGCAACGCTGCCGCGACTGCCATTCACCAATTCTTCCAAGAACGCGGGTTTCTCTGGGTTCATACTCCAATCATGACTGCCAGTGATTGTGAAGGTGCGGGGGAAATGTTAGCCGTCACCAGTTTAAATCTCCAGGACATTCCCCGGTTAGAAAATAGCAATCAAGTGGACTATGGGAAAGACTTTTTCGGCAAACCGGCTTATCTAACGGTCAGCGGTCAATTAGAAGCCGAAGTCATGGCAATGGCTTTGAGCGATGTTTATACCTTTGGTCCAACCTTTCGGGCGGAAAATTCCAACACCTCCCGACACCTCGCTGAGTTTTGGATGGTGGAACCAGAAATGGCCTTTTGTGACCTAACCGGAGATATGGATTTAGCCGAGGCATTCTTAAAATATATCTTTAAGTTTGTGTTGGAAAAATGTCCGGAAGATATGGAATTTTTCAACGATCGCATCGATAAAACGGTGCTAGAAACGGCGAATAATATCATCAACAATAAGTTTGAGCGGGTGACTTATACTGAAGCGGTTGCTCTGTTGAAAAAAGCGGACAAAAAGTTCGAGTTTCCGGTAGAGTGGGGACTAGATTTACAATCGGAACATGAACGCTATCTGGCTGAAGAGTTATTTAAAAAAACGGCGATCGTCACGGATTATCCTGTAGAAATCAAAGCCTTCTACATGAGGCTGAATGATGACAACAAGACAGTCGCCGCAATGGATATTCTGGCCCCCAAAATTGGTGAAATCATCGGCGGTTCCCAACGGGAAGAACGTCTGGATATTCTCCAACGCAGGTTGGAACAGCAAGGACTGAGTATTGAGGATTATTGGTGGTATTTAGATTTACGCCGCTACGGGAGCGTTCCTCATGCCGGGTTCGGATTAGGATTCGAGCGCTTAGTGCAATTTATGACCGGGATGAGCAACATCCGGGATGTGATTCCTTTCCCCCGTGCACCCCTGAGCATCGATTTTTAA
- a CDS encoding DUF2203 domain-containing protein, with protein MTLPSDPSDPSDSQRSGELPSDRGVNREGPPGSDSNPLGEIEHQIQDTERSLNHLKERIAQVQRDRQRQRELQNRRDDIRRQVRQAKNTHPSLLPELKQELKQIQGTLEAIELNLESELFSFSALREPFWQALRFGGIGIIIGWLLRAWAS; from the coding sequence ATGACATTACCTTCCGACCCCTCCGACCCCTCAGACTCTCAGCGATCGGGCGAATTGCCTAGCGATCGCGGCGTAAATCGTGAGGGTCCCCCCGGATCTGACAGCAACCCTTTGGGAGAAATTGAGCACCAGATCCAAGACACCGAGCGATCGCTCAACCACCTCAAAGAGCGGATCGCGCAAGTCCAGCGCGATCGCCAGCGCCAACGAGAACTCCAAAACCGACGAGATGACATCCGTCGCCAGGTTCGTCAAGCCAAAAACACTCACCCCTCCCTCCTGCCGGAACTCAAACAAGAGTTAAAACAAATCCAGGGCACCCTAGAGGCGATCGAACTCAACTTAGAAAGCGAACTCTTCAGCTTTAGCGCCCTCAGAGAACCCTTTTGGCAAGCCCTTCGCTTTGGTGGAATTGGCATCATCATCGGCTGGTTATTAAGAGCCTGGGCCAGCTAA
- a CDS encoding response regulator, giving the protein MASHKILVIDDSAVIRRMVRDMLPAGNFEVLEAKDGEQGLKLIRDERPNLIMLDFLLPKVSGWEVFQQLEKTSKTEGKMTPLVLMSGRKEEVAEKIAEPFEYFEFIEKPFEKKSLIEAIKTSMAKAKKWPPTGAAPTPTTASDSNASAAEIKALKQQMAKMQAEINALKKQMTQVVTLIKTKLK; this is encoded by the coding sequence GTGGCAAGTCACAAGATCCTAGTTATCGATGATAGTGCAGTGATCCGGCGCATGGTCAGAGATATGCTGCCTGCCGGTAACTTTGAAGTATTAGAAGCAAAAGACGGCGAGCAAGGACTCAAGCTGATCCGGGACGAACGCCCGAACCTGATTATGTTGGACTTCCTCCTCCCCAAGGTCAGCGGTTGGGAGGTCTTTCAACAGTTGGAAAAAACGTCCAAAACCGAAGGGAAGATGACTCCCCTGGTCTTGATGTCAGGACGCAAGGAGGAAGTCGCCGAAAAAATTGCTGAACCCTTCGAGTATTTTGAATTTATCGAGAAGCCGTTTGAGAAGAAATCCCTGATTGAAGCGATTAAAACTTCGATGGCGAAGGCCAAAAAATGGCCACCGACGGGTGCTGCACCCACCCCCACAACGGCATCAGATTCCAATGCCAGTGCGGCAGAAATTAAGGCCCTCAAGCAGCAAATGGCTAAAATGCAGGCTGAAATTAATGCCTTAAAGAAACAGATGACTCAAGTGGTGACCTTAATCAAAACAAAGTTGAAGTAG